In one Paenibacillus sp. JQZ6Y-1 genomic region, the following are encoded:
- a CDS encoding GNAT family N-acetyltransferase: protein MRNPIKELKGIKDSINEVKQTMDGIKGTLDDVKGDVDQVQKRLQTTMDHAKQTSEKAQNSTQQLKQSLQKANTGMTQSKKHIASTKKDIQQGVSIVKGLFGAVTERRTAEEANVDTHAAPSNHTQHGYTDVDRAADQQHAGAQLIEGGQLYQEGTAFFLKKDDQVIGEITYIPGPFHDTWTLNHTYVNPEFRGGKIAKGLLDQVVNAARAENKKIIPACSYAAVQFKRDSSYNDVWWKE, encoded by the coding sequence ATGAGAAACCCAATCAAAGAACTAAAAGGCATCAAAGATAGCATTAACGAAGTAAAGCAGACGATGGACGGTATTAAAGGTACATTGGACGATGTCAAAGGAGATGTCGATCAAGTGCAGAAGCGTCTGCAAACGACAATGGATCATGCCAAGCAAACATCTGAGAAAGCGCAGAATTCAACGCAGCAATTAAAGCAAAGTCTCCAAAAAGCGAACACTGGTATGACGCAGTCTAAAAAGCATATCGCTTCTACCAAAAAGGATATTCAACAGGGCGTGAGCATCGTAAAAGGTCTATTCGGCGCAGTTACCGAGCGTAGAACGGCGGAAGAGGCGAATGTAGACACGCACGCCGCTCCTTCCAATCATACGCAGCATGGATATACTGACGTTGACCGTGCCGCTGATCAGCAGCATGCAGGCGCTCAGCTGATTGAAGGTGGACAGTTGTATCAGGAAGGCACAGCATTCTTCTTGAAAAAAGATGATCAAGTGATTGGTGAGATTACGTATATTCCGGGTCCATTTCATGATACATGGACACTAAACCATACGTATGTGAATCCAGAATTCCGAGGTGGCAAGATCGCCAAGGGCTTGTTGGATCAAGTGGTAAATGCAGCCCGCGCAGAGAATAAAAAGATTATACCAGCCTGCTCTTATGCTGCGGTTCAATTTAAACGCGATAGTAGCTATAACGATGTATGGTGGAAGGAATAG
- a CDS encoding alpha/beta hydrolase: MPLDPQVQEFLDAFNNMPIPPLHTIDPKLIRSMEGKMAEQRQSTPLHDVTDIPLPLADRTINVRKYTPDDAPIHPAIVFYHGGGWVLGSLNSHDEMCRRLSIAAGAVVIAVDYRLAPENPYPAAVWDAYDSLVYIAEHAAEWGVDEQAIAVAGDSAGGNLAAVVCLIAKDKGGPSIKGQLLMYPSTGKGEGTDSYRENGKGYMLTAETMAWFRQSYFSQGENEDQPYASPLLYHDLSGLPPAIIITAQYDPLRDDGAQYANSLQEAGNTVEYQNEDGMIHGFLSMLQFDRSGVVLQEAGEKLRRILLS; this comes from the coding sequence ATGCCACTTGATCCGCAAGTACAGGAATTTCTTGATGCTTTTAACAATATGCCTATCCCGCCATTGCACACCATTGATCCTAAGCTGATTCGTAGCATGGAGGGCAAAATGGCAGAGCAGCGTCAGAGTACACCTCTGCACGATGTAACGGATATTCCGCTTCCACTTGCTGACCGTACAATCAACGTACGTAAATATACGCCAGATGATGCGCCGATTCATCCGGCGATTGTTTTTTATCATGGAGGGGGCTGGGTATTGGGCAGTCTCAATTCGCATGATGAAATGTGTCGTCGTTTGAGCATTGCAGCTGGTGCAGTCGTCATTGCCGTTGATTATCGACTCGCACCGGAGAATCCATATCCGGCTGCGGTTTGGGATGCGTATGATTCGTTAGTGTATATCGCTGAGCATGCAGCAGAGTGGGGAGTAGATGAGCAAGCAATTGCCGTTGCGGGTGACAGCGCAGGCGGTAATCTAGCTGCCGTCGTCTGCCTGATCGCCAAAGATAAAGGTGGACCTTCAATCAAAGGACAGTTGCTCATGTACCCTTCCACAGGGAAAGGGGAGGGTACTGATTCTTACCGCGAAAATGGGAAGGGGTATATGCTGACCGCAGAGACGATGGCATGGTTCAGACAAAGCTATTTTAGCCAAGGCGAGAATGAAGATCAGCCGTACGCGTCACCACTGCTGTATCATGATCTGAGCGGATTGCCACCAGCAATTATTATCACTGCCCAATACGACCCATTGCGTGACGATGGTGCGCAATATGCGAATAGCCTACAAGAAGCAGGCAACACCGTAGAGTATCAAAACGAAGACGGCATGATTCATGGATTTCTGTCTATGCTGCAATTTGATCGTTCCGGCGTAGTGCTACAAGAGGCAGGAGAGAAGTTGCGCCGTATCTTGCTATCCTAA
- a CDS encoding YkuS family protein, with the protein MAKIAVEKPFDDVKEALEAKGHQVDLVESDQEVKGYDVGVVRALSDGNNDLYDFPVISIDGQSIDEVVSRVEDHLQKLQ; encoded by the coding sequence ATGGCTAAAATTGCAGTAGAAAAACCTTTTGATGATGTAAAAGAAGCACTTGAAGCAAAAGGACATCAAGTAGATCTGGTAGAGAGTGATCAAGAAGTAAAAGGCTATGATGTAGGTGTGGTACGCGCACTGAGCGATGGCAATAATGATCTGTATGATTTCCCAGTTATCAGCATTGATGGACAATCCATTGATGAAGTAGTGAGCCGCGTGGAAGATCATCTGCAAAAGCTGCAATAA
- a CDS encoding 5-methyltetrahydropteroyltriglutamate--homocysteine S-methyltransferase: protein MSIVFNNEQAVQRKSVPFRNDIVGSFLRPANLKEARTQFQHNEITAEQLRSIEDEEITKLVQKQKEVGLKAVTDGEFRRSWWHLDFFWGFDGVTKKVLGEGYLFHGVETRAETAYASGKIKYVNHPHLDDFTFLKSVAGDDVVARQTIPSPAQLFLELNRNEENRAELAKVYSDNNELVADIATAYRKAILAFYEAGCRNLQLDDCTWGMLCDTKFTEAQGIDTAVVAKLYAHLNNEAIKDLPEDLTITMHVCRGNFKSTWAGSGGYEPIAEVLFGTVNVDAFYLEFDTDRAGDFSPLRHVPAHKQVVLGLFSSKIGELENKETILKRIQEATEFLDINQICLSPQCGFASTEEGNILTEQQQWDKLRFIKEIADEVWHS from the coding sequence ATGAGTATCGTATTCAATAATGAGCAGGCTGTACAGCGCAAAAGTGTTCCTTTCCGCAATGATATTGTAGGCAGTTTCTTGCGTCCAGCGAATTTGAAAGAAGCACGCACGCAATTTCAACATAACGAAATTACTGCTGAGCAACTTCGCAGCATCGAAGATGAAGAAATTACCAAGCTGGTGCAAAAGCAAAAGGAAGTTGGTCTGAAAGCCGTAACCGATGGCGAATTCCGTCGCTCATGGTGGCATCTCGATTTCTTCTGGGGATTTGACGGCGTTACGAAAAAAGTACTCGGTGAAGGCTATCTGTTTCACGGCGTAGAGACACGTGCTGAGACTGCCTACGCATCCGGTAAGATCAAATATGTCAATCACCCACATCTGGATGATTTTACATTCCTGAAAAGTGTAGCTGGCGACGATGTCGTTGCTCGTCAAACAATTCCTTCCCCAGCGCAGCTGTTCCTTGAATTGAACCGTAATGAGGAGAATCGTGCCGAACTGGCGAAAGTATATAGCGATAACAATGAATTGGTTGCCGACATTGCCACCGCGTATCGGAAGGCGATTCTGGCATTTTACGAAGCAGGCTGCCGCAACCTGCAATTGGATGATTGCACATGGGGCATGCTGTGCGATACGAAGTTTACCGAAGCGCAAGGGATTGATACAGCGGTTGTTGCTAAGCTGTATGCGCATCTGAACAATGAAGCGATCAAGGATCTGCCGGAGGATCTGACAATTACCATGCATGTCTGCCGTGGCAACTTCAAGTCTACATGGGCAGGTAGTGGCGGCTATGAGCCAATTGCTGAAGTGCTGTTCGGTACGGTCAATGTGGATGCGTTCTATCTGGAATTTGATACCGATCGTGCTGGAGATTTCTCGCCACTGCGTCATGTACCAGCCCATAAGCAGGTCGTTCTCGGTCTATTCAGCTCCAAAATCGGTGAGCTGGAAAACAAAGAAACCATTCTCAAACGTATCCAAGAAGCGACGGAATTCCTAGATATTAATCAGATTTGCCTTAGCCCGCAGTGCGGATTTGCTTCGACCGAGGAAGGTAATATTCTTACCGAGCAGCAGCAATGGGACAAGCTCCGATTTATCAAGGAAATTGCCGACGAGGTTTGGCATTCATAA
- a CDS encoding 5-methyltetrahydropteroyltriglutamate--homocysteine S-methyltransferase produces MPIPMTGTRRNHPPFRCDIVGSYLRPEQLREARFQFESGEMTADQLKVIEDEEIALLVAKQKEMGLQTVTDGEFRRGWWHLDFFIGVQGTEKIGLPTAGIDNRNRAESFRIVDRISFGDHPMVEHFRYLRDLAGDRMPKMTIPSPSLFHFVESYNGNDVYNDPEELNQDIIAVYREAIQAFYDAGCRYLQLDDTTWGTLCSSRHRMLIRNRGQDPDQLARDYVRLINESIAGRPDDMVIALHVCRGNFRSTWFAAGGYEPVAEELFANAEVDVFFLEYDNERSGDFQPLRYVKDQYVVLGLVTTKHGGLENKDVLKERIAEATQYIDLDKLCLSTQCGFASTEEGNMLTEEEQWNKIRLVRETANEIWNGNPV; encoded by the coding sequence ATGCCAATTCCAATGACAGGTACGCGTCGAAACCATCCTCCATTCCGCTGTGATATTGTAGGCAGCTACCTGCGGCCGGAGCAGCTGCGGGAGGCACGGTTTCAGTTTGAAAGCGGTGAGATGACGGCGGATCAGCTGAAGGTGATTGAGGACGAAGAGATTGCCCTGCTGGTTGCCAAGCAAAAGGAAATGGGATTGCAAACGGTGACCGACGGGGAGTTTCGTCGCGGCTGGTGGCATCTGGACTTTTTTATCGGAGTACAGGGAACAGAGAAGATCGGACTGCCCACCGCAGGCATCGATAACCGCAACCGCGCAGAAAGCTTCCGTATCGTCGATCGGATTTCGTTTGGCGATCATCCGATGGTGGAGCATTTTCGCTATTTGCGAGATCTTGCCGGTGATCGAATGCCGAAAATGACGATTCCATCGCCGTCACTATTTCATTTTGTGGAAAGCTATAACGGCAATGACGTGTATAACGATCCTGAGGAGCTGAATCAGGATATTATTGCAGTCTATCGAGAAGCGATTCAGGCATTTTACGATGCGGGCTGTCGATACTTGCAGCTGGATGATACCACTTGGGGAACGCTATGCAGCAGTCGTCACCGGATGCTTATTCGCAATCGCGGTCAGGACCCGGATCAATTGGCGCGCGATTATGTGCGTCTGATCAACGAAAGTATTGCTGGTCGTCCAGACGATATGGTCATTGCACTGCATGTGTGCCGGGGCAATTTCCGTTCGACATGGTTTGCAGCTGGTGGATATGAGCCAGTGGCAGAGGAGCTATTTGCTAACGCGGAAGTGGATGTGTTTTTTCTGGAATATGACAATGAACGGTCGGGGGACTTCCAGCCACTTCGTTATGTGAAGGATCAGTATGTGGTGCTAGGGTTGGTCACTACCAAGCATGGCGGATTGGAAAATAAAGACGTGCTGAAAGAGCGCATCGCTGAGGCAACACAGTACATCGATCTGGACAAGTTGTGTTTAAGCACCCAATGTGGATTCGCTTCTACCGAGGAAGGAAATATGCTGACAGAGGAAGAACAATGGAATAAAATCCGTCTGGTACGCGAGACGGCGAATGAAATTTGGAATGGTAATCCGGTATGA
- a CDS encoding LysR family transcriptional regulator, which translates to MTLQQLRYAIEIANCGSMNEAAKRLFISQPSLSNAIKELENELGISIFDRTNRGISISVEGMEFLGYARQIIEQAELIENRYHGSKRNLTHFSVSTQHYAFVADAFVKLMDQSDISEYNLHLRETQTYNIIEDVKTLRSDIGILYINERNFKVMNKLFSDGNLMFTPLFNTSPHIFIRAGHPLAQKEYVTTQDVSAYPYITFDQGANNSLHFSEEMVSFSTVGKSIKVNDRATLANLLAGTDGYTIGTGILVSQFNYEQLMSVPLQTNEDFTVGWIAHKDRKPSEIASQYIDILNDLVSNSYLNMNQFLL; encoded by the coding sequence ATGACACTGCAACAGCTCCGCTATGCGATTGAGATTGCAAACTGCGGCTCGATGAACGAGGCCGCCAAGCGGTTATTTATTTCCCAGCCGAGCCTATCCAATGCGATCAAGGAACTGGAAAATGAGCTGGGCATTTCGATCTTCGACCGGACGAACCGGGGGATCAGCATTTCGGTGGAGGGGATGGAGTTTCTAGGATATGCGCGCCAGATTATTGAGCAAGCGGAACTGATCGAGAACCGCTATCATGGCAGCAAACGTAACCTGACTCACTTCTCCGTATCGACTCAACATTATGCGTTTGTCGCAGACGCATTTGTAAAATTGATGGATCAAAGCGATATTAGCGAGTATAATCTGCATCTACGTGAAACCCAAACGTACAACATCATCGAAGATGTCAAAACATTGCGTAGCGACATCGGTATCTTGTATATTAACGAGCGTAACTTCAAAGTGATGAACAAGCTGTTCAGCGATGGTAATCTGATGTTTACGCCGCTGTTTAATACCAGTCCGCATATTTTCATTCGTGCTGGTCATCCGCTGGCGCAAAAGGAGTATGTTACGACGCAGGATGTAAGCGCCTATCCGTATATTACATTTGATCAGGGTGCGAACAACTCGCTGCACTTTTCGGAAGAGATGGTTAGCTTTTCCACCGTGGGCAAAAGCATCAAGGTGAATGACCGAGCAACCCTTGCGAATCTGTTGGCAGGAACGGATGGGTATACGATTGGGACTGGCATTCTCGTGTCCCAGTTTAACTATGAGCAGCTGATGTCAGTACCCTTGCAGACGAATGAGGACTTTACGGTCGGCTGGATTGCACATAAGGATCGCAAGCCAAGCGAGATTGCTTCGCAGTATATCGATATTTTGAATGATCTGGTATCGAATAGTTATTTGAATATGAATCAATTTTTATTATAG